One stretch of Bosea vaviloviae DNA includes these proteins:
- a CDS encoding O-acetylhomoserine aminocarboxypropyltransferase, with product MTDRAPGFHTLAIHAGAAPDAATGARATPIYQTTSFVFDDVDHAASLFGLQAFGNIYSRIGNPTNAVLEERVAALEGGTAALAVASGHAAEFLTFHALLQPGDEFVAAKKLYGGSINQFNHSYKNFGWGVIWADSDDLESFAAAVTPKTKAIFIESIANPGGVVVDIAGIAAIAKKHNIPLIVDNTMASPYLIRPFEHGADIVVHSATKFLGGHGNSVGGIIVDGGSFNWVGDDRYPMLSKPRPEYNGMVLGETFGNFAFAIATRVLGLRDMGPALSPFNAFLILTGIETLPLRMQRHCENALAVAKHLSSHPAVEWVSYASLPGNQYYELAQRYSPKGGGAVMTIGLKGGYEAGVKLVTDLKLFSHLANIGDTRSLVIHPASTTHRQLTDAQKTASGAGPEVVRLSIGLEDVVDLIDDLDQALG from the coding sequence ATGACCGACCGCGCACCGGGTTTCCACACGCTTGCCATCCATGCGGGCGCGGCCCCTGACGCAGCCACCGGCGCGCGCGCCACGCCGATCTACCAGACCACCAGCTTCGTCTTCGACGATGTCGATCACGCTGCCTCGCTCTTCGGCTTGCAGGCCTTCGGCAATATCTACAGCCGCATCGGCAACCCGACCAATGCGGTGCTGGAGGAGCGCGTGGCCGCGCTCGAAGGCGGCACGGCGGCACTCGCCGTTGCCTCGGGCCACGCCGCCGAGTTCCTGACCTTCCACGCGCTGCTGCAGCCGGGCGACGAGTTCGTCGCCGCCAAGAAGCTCTATGGCGGCTCGATCAACCAGTTCAACCACTCCTACAAGAACTTCGGCTGGGGCGTGATCTGGGCCGATTCCGACGATCTTGAGAGCTTTGCCGCCGCAGTGACACCCAAGACCAAGGCGATCTTCATCGAATCGATAGCCAATCCCGGCGGCGTCGTGGTCGACATCGCCGGCATCGCGGCCATCGCCAAAAAGCACAACATCCCGCTCATCGTCGACAACACGATGGCGAGCCCCTATCTGATCCGCCCCTTCGAGCATGGCGCCGACATCGTCGTGCACTCCGCCACCAAGTTCCTGGGCGGGCACGGTAATTCCGTCGGCGGCATCATCGTCGATGGCGGCTCGTTCAACTGGGTCGGCGACGACCGCTACCCGATGCTGTCCAAGCCCAGACCTGAATATAACGGCATGGTGCTGGGCGAGACCTTCGGCAATTTCGCCTTCGCCATCGCGACCCGCGTGCTCGGCCTGCGCGACATGGGTCCGGCGCTCTCGCCGTTCAACGCCTTCCTGATCCTGACCGGCATCGAGACCCTGCCGCTGCGCATGCAGCGCCATTGCGAGAACGCTCTGGCCGTCGCCAAACATCTGTCGAGCCATCCGGCGGTGGAATGGGTCAGCTATGCCAGCCTGCCCGGCAATCAATATTACGAGCTCGCCCAGCGCTATTCGCCCAAGGGCGGCGGCGCGGTCATGACCATCGGCCTCAAGGGCGGCTACGAGGCCGGCGTCAAGCTGGTCACGGACCTCAAGCTGTTCTCGCATCTCGCCAATATCGGCGACACCCGCTCGCTGGTGATCCACCCGGCCTCGACCACCCATCGCCAGCTCACCGACGCGCAGAAGACGGCCTCGGGCGCCGGACCGGAGGTGGTGCGGCTCTCGATCGGACTGGAGGATGTCGTCGATCTGATCGACGATCTCGATCAGGCGCTGGGCTGA
- a CDS encoding DUF2842 domain-containing protein: protein MTQSHRKLIGTVAILAFVCIYALVAMALAQGRITEAPKLVQTIAYIALGLAWVLPLLPLIRWMERKDER, encoded by the coding sequence ATGACCCAGAGCCACCGCAAACTGATCGGCACCGTCGCGATCCTCGCCTTCGTCTGCATCTACGCGCTCGTCGCCATGGCGCTGGCGCAGGGCCGCATCACCGAGGCGCCGAAGCTGGTGCAGACGATCGCCTATATCGCGCTCGGCCTCGCCTGGGTCCTGCCGCTGCTGCCGCTGATCCGCTGGATGGAGCGCAAGGACGAGAGGTGA
- a CDS encoding OmpP1/FadL family transporter, whose amino-acid sequence MKSTVRLIAAATVSAAALLAAGSASASSFAIRSGQSAEGLGMAYAGAASGGIGMGSMAWNPATITMFPGRNSNWNFTYLNANADYQPTAATRLGSPLGPLNPIQNGTGNLGGDGAFIPASYSAWQLTDRFWLGVTTGAPYGLRSKPDQQVNAGQVYGRSAKVQTINVSPTIGYQVNDWISVGAAVQVQYFNAALKQASGVGPTAAPVIIEGDTIDFGYRFGITLTPFQGTAIGLAYRSEVRQTLEGTFRTPLAVIPVKANLNLPDSVVLGVSQVINDQWQVHAGVEWTNWSRFRNIPIVSQLNGAPVTSLNFQYDDAWYFSLGAEYKYSSALTLRAGVGYELSAVNDRNRTIFIADNDRLWLSAGLSYQFNDKLKLDLGYTYIDVKKASVNYNGSHPQQAAVFYTAEAKPSIHIASVGLTYRWDNPAETVPVRPVVRKN is encoded by the coding sequence ATGAAGAGCACCGTTCGCCTCATCGCCGCGGCAACCGTTTCGGCAGCTGCTCTTCTCGCGGCCGGCTCCGCCTCCGCCAGCTCCTTCGCCATCCGCAGCGGCCAGAGCGCCGAAGGGCTCGGCATGGCCTATGCCGGCGCCGCCTCGGGCGGCATCGGCATGGGGTCGATGGCCTGGAACCCGGCCACGATCACCATGTTCCCCGGCCGCAACAGCAACTGGAACTTCACCTATCTCAACGCGAATGCCGACTATCAGCCGACCGCGGCCACGCGCCTGGGTTCGCCGCTCGGCCCGCTGAACCCGATCCAGAACGGCACCGGCAATCTCGGCGGCGACGGCGCCTTCATCCCCGCCTCTTACAGCGCCTGGCAGCTCACCGACCGCTTCTGGCTCGGCGTGACCACCGGCGCGCCCTATGGCCTGCGCTCCAAGCCCGACCAGCAGGTCAATGCCGGACAGGTCTATGGCCGCTCGGCCAAGGTGCAGACGATCAACGTCTCGCCGACCATCGGCTATCAGGTGAACGACTGGATCTCGGTTGGCGCCGCGGTGCAGGTCCAGTATTTCAACGCCGCGCTGAAGCAGGCCTCGGGCGTCGGGCCGACGGCGGCGCCGGTGATCATCGAGGGCGATACGATCGATTTCGGCTATCGCTTCGGTATCACCTTGACGCCGTTCCAAGGGACCGCGATCGGCCTGGCCTATCGCTCCGAGGTGCGCCAGACGCTTGAAGGCACGTTCCGCACGCCGCTCGCGGTCATTCCGGTCAAGGCGAATCTCAACCTGCCCGATTCGGTCGTGTTGGGCGTGTCGCAGGTGATCAATGATCAGTGGCAGGTCCATGCCGGCGTGGAATGGACGAATTGGAGCCGCTTCCGCAACATTCCGATCGTGAGCCAGCTGAACGGCGCGCCGGTCACCAGCCTGAACTTCCAATATGACGATGCCTGGTATTTCTCGCTGGGCGCGGAATACAAGTACAGCAGCGCGCTGACGCTGCGCGCCGGTGTCGGCTACGAGCTCTCGGCCGTGAACGACCGCAACCGCACGATCTTCATCGCCGATAATGATCGCCTCTGGCTCTCCGCCGGCTTGAGCTATCAGTTCAACGACAAGCTCAAGCTCGATCTCGGCTACACCTATATCGATGTGAAGAAGGCGAGCGTGAACTACAACGGCAGCCATCCGCAGCAGGCCGCCGTGTTCTACACCGCCGAGGCCAAGCCCTCGATCCACATCGCCTCGGTCGGCCTGACCTATCGCTGGGATAACCCGGCCGAGACGGTCCCGGTGCGCCCGGTCGTTCGCAAGAACTGA
- a CDS encoding helix-turn-helix transcriptional regulator, whose translation MPTVASQESQLIDENQLIDRIYEAAIVSEGWPEVLRATAELAGCREALFGTILNAEARLTASSAAFENTYNDIMLRLPVPVNQRSLRLLANRHAGFITDTDVFTTEEIATEPLYQEMLIPSGYGSAVATAIACPSGDVIVVHCERGFDEGTVEPEAVASLNRLRPHFARAGLLARRLGLERARAAAQALEMMGLPGAVLGPGGRILSANSLLTALMPTVFRDRPARLGIVDAAADRMLETAMAALAYQAHDAAVRSIAIPAGQGHPPIVVHLSPVTGRARDVFTLASAILVATPVLPHRVPGADLIEGLFDLTPAEAKLAAMIAAGHAPRQAAQRLGVTEGTARTTLKRVLAKTGVHRQSDLVGMLQGAAKLG comes from the coding sequence TTGCCGACGGTCGCGTCCCAGGAAAGCCAACTCATCGACGAAAACCAACTGATCGACCGTATCTATGAGGCGGCCATCGTCTCGGAGGGATGGCCGGAGGTCTTGCGGGCGACGGCCGAACTCGCCGGCTGTCGCGAGGCGCTGTTCGGCACGATACTGAACGCAGAGGCGCGCCTGACGGCGTCGAGCGCGGCCTTCGAGAATACCTATAACGACATCATGCTGCGCCTGCCCGTGCCGGTGAACCAGCGCAGTTTGCGGCTTCTCGCCAACCGGCATGCGGGCTTCATCACCGACACGGATGTGTTCACGACTGAGGAGATCGCCACCGAGCCGCTCTATCAGGAGATGCTGATCCCTTCGGGCTATGGCTCGGCCGTGGCGACGGCGATCGCCTGTCCCTCGGGTGATGTGATCGTCGTCCATTGCGAGCGCGGCTTCGACGAAGGCACGGTGGAGCCCGAGGCGGTCGCCTCGCTCAACCGGTTGCGGCCGCATTTCGCCCGCGCCGGCCTGCTGGCGCGGCGTCTCGGGCTGGAGCGGGCGAGGGCTGCCGCCCAGGCGCTCGAAATGATGGGTTTGCCTGGCGCCGTGCTGGGACCGGGCGGGCGCATTCTCAGCGCCAACAGCCTGCTGACCGCGCTGATGCCGACGGTCTTCCGCGACCGGCCGGCGCGGCTCGGGATCGTCGATGCCGCCGCCGACCGCATGCTGGAGACGGCCATGGCGGCGCTCGCCTATCAGGCTCATGACGCGGCGGTGCGTTCGATCGCGATCCCGGCGGGGCAGGGGCACCCGCCCATCGTCGTGCATCTCTCGCCTGTGACAGGCCGGGCGCGCGACGTGTTCACCCTGGCGAGCGCGATCCTGGTCGCGACGCCGGTGCTGCCCCATCGCGTTCCGGGCGCTGATCTCATCGAGGGGCTGTTCGACCTGACGCCGGCGGAGGCGAAGCTCGCGGCGATGATCGCCGCCGGGCATGCGCCCCGGCAGGCGGCGCAGCGACTGGGCGTGACGGAGGGCACCGCGCGTACGACGCTCAAGCGCGTCCTCGCCAAGACCGGGGTTCACCGCCAGTCGGATCTCGTCGGCATGCTTCAGGGCGCGGCGAAGCTCGGCTGA
- the speB gene encoding agmatinase, which produces MTEPADTPTIDHAFTGDRRGAAHDPTYAGALSFMRRRYSKDFTGCDLVIWGVPFDLAVSNRPGTRFGPQALRRVSAIFDGDAQYPSRIDPFEHLSAVDYGDCLLPRSDLQGCAKAIEEGAAKIIASGAHLVTLGGDHFITLPLLRAHVARHGKLALVQFDAHQDTWDDGIGAISHGTFVLEAVREGLIDVERSIQIGIRTVAPRDCGIAVIDGYAAQALGVDGVVARIRQRVGHGPAYLTFDIDGLDPAFAPGTGTPVAGGLSSAQGLGMVWGIRDLDFRGMDVVEVSPPYDHADATAIAGAAVAQHYIQALALKKMG; this is translated from the coding sequence ATGACCGAACCCGCCGACACCCCGACGATCGACCACGCCTTCACGGGCGACAGGCGCGGGGCCGCGCATGACCCGACCTATGCCGGGGCGCTCTCCTTCATGCGCCGCCGCTACAGCAAGGATTTCACCGGCTGCGACCTGGTGATCTGGGGCGTGCCTTTCGACCTTGCCGTCTCGAACCGGCCGGGCACGCGCTTCGGCCCGCAAGCCCTGCGCCGCGTCAGCGCGATCTTTGACGGTGATGCGCAATATCCCTCGCGCATCGACCCGTTCGAGCATCTTTCAGCTGTCGATTACGGCGATTGCCTGCTGCCGCGCAGCGATCTCCAGGGCTGCGCCAAGGCGATCGAGGAGGGGGCCGCCAAGATCATCGCCAGCGGCGCCCATCTCGTCACGCTCGGCGGCGACCATTTCATCACCTTGCCGCTGCTGCGCGCCCATGTCGCCCGCCATGGCAAGCTCGCTCTGGTGCAGTTCGATGCGCATCAGGACACCTGGGATGACGGCATCGGCGCGATCAGCCACGGCACCTTCGTGCTGGAGGCGGTGCGCGAGGGGCTGATCGATGTCGAGCGCTCGATCCAGATCGGCATCCGCACGGTCGCGCCGCGCGATTGCGGCATCGCGGTCATCGACGGCTATGCCGCGCAGGCGCTCGGCGTGGACGGCGTCGTTGCGCGCATCAGGCAGCGGGTGGGGCACGGCCCGGCCTATCTCACCTTCGACATTGACGGGCTCGACCCCGCCTTCGCGCCGGGCACCGGCACGCCGGTGGCGGGCGGGCTCTCCTCGGCGCAGGGGCTGGGCATGGTCTGGGGCATCCGCGACCTCGATTTCCGCGGCATGGACGTGGTCGAGGTCTCGCCTCCCTATGACCATGCCGACGCGACCGCGATCGCCGGCGCGGCCGTGGCGCAGCATTACATCCAAGCGCTGGCGCTGAAGAAGATGGGGTGA
- a CDS encoding transporter substrate-binding domain-containing protein yields MRYALLTLIAVLLACPVQAADPVLAPSGTLRVGYIGTNVAQARLDPATGTISGVIADITRELGRRADVPVSIAPLPTAAAVLEAVRSGQVDIGFVAPNPARTGIVLYSRTYMLVQQSALVSADSPLRSVKELDRPTQVIGVNTDDSVGVWLKGRLIAAKVRETPDYTLRDAVQWLRNGEVIAFAGGRQRLSSATQGVPGLRMLDDNFYGVPQAVAVPIDHQDRLQLVNAALSEMRSSGFLAGSVARSGIDGLAVAPADPQEP; encoded by the coding sequence ATGCGCTATGCCCTGCTGACGCTCATTGCGGTCTTGCTCGCCTGTCCGGTGCAGGCTGCCGACCCAGTGCTGGCGCCGAGCGGTACGCTGCGCGTTGGATATATCGGTACGAACGTCGCGCAGGCTCGCCTCGACCCGGCAACCGGCACAATTTCGGGTGTGATCGCCGACATCACGCGCGAACTGGGCCGCCGGGCGGACGTGCCGGTCAGCATCGCGCCCCTCCCGACGGCCGCCGCCGTGCTTGAGGCGGTCAGAAGCGGCCAGGTCGACATCGGATTTGTCGCTCCGAACCCGGCGCGCACTGGCATTGTGCTCTACTCCCGGACATACATGCTGGTGCAGCAAAGCGCGCTTGTGAGTGCAGATTCCCCGCTCCGGTCCGTGAAGGAGCTTGACCGCCCCACTCAGGTGATCGGGGTGAACACCGATGACAGTGTCGGCGTGTGGCTGAAAGGGCGGCTGATCGCAGCGAAGGTGCGAGAGACGCCCGACTATACCTTGCGAGACGCTGTCCAGTGGCTTCGGAACGGGGAGGTGATTGCCTTCGCGGGTGGGCGACAGCGGCTCTCCAGCGCGACGCAGGGCGTTCCCGGCCTACGAATGCTCGACGACAATTTTTACGGTGTGCCGCAAGCCGTAGCCGTACCGATCGATCATCAGGATCGGCTTCAGTTGGTCAACGCGGCCCTCAGTGAGATGCGCTCAAGCGGTTTTCTGGCGGGCTCCGTCGCGCGCAGCGGCATCGACGGTCTTGCGGTTGCTCCAGCCGATCCGCAGGAACCGTGA
- a CDS encoding COX15/CtaA family protein, with protein MTSEGAASVTIALDQPVSQTRSSTSHAGIRRWLWIVAALVFVMVIVGGATRLTGSGLSITEWKPITGALPPLSEAAWAAEFEKYRASPQYQLLNAGMALAEFKFIYWWEWGHRQLGRFIGLVYLAGFLVVALRRLLPWRRTLTLFGMGLLLGLQGAIGWIMVASGLEPGMVAVAPVKLTLHLTFAGLFFASVIAFATSLTPPRRIEPRRGRAVAWLLLALLFLQIALGGLVAGARAGFTLNTWPLMDGALVPPASMLFAQNPFWENFVDNVALVQFNHRLGAYLLLAVALWHMLWLRRVMPGSGAAKRATAISGLVLAQSALGIVTLLLVVPLWAGLAHQALGFTVLAMGVVHLTRTEGAAVGSRQ; from the coding sequence TTGACGAGCGAAGGCGCAGCTTCCGTGACGATCGCCCTGGACCAGCCCGTTTCGCAGACCCGCAGCAGCACAAGCCATGCCGGCATCCGCCGCTGGCTCTGGATCGTGGCCGCGCTCGTCTTCGTCATGGTCATCGTCGGCGGCGCGACGCGGTTGACGGGCTCGGGCCTCTCGATCACCGAATGGAAGCCGATCACCGGCGCGCTGCCGCCGCTCTCGGAGGCCGCCTGGGCGGCCGAGTTCGAGAAATATCGCGCCAGCCCGCAATACCAGCTTCTCAATGCCGGCATGGCGCTGGCTGAGTTCAAGTTCATCTATTGGTGGGAATGGGGCCATCGCCAGCTCGGCCGCTTCATCGGCCTGGTCTATCTCGCCGGTTTCCTGGTCGTGGCGCTGCGCCGCCTGCTGCCCTGGCGGCGGACGCTGACCCTCTTCGGCATGGGCCTGCTGCTGGGCCTGCAGGGCGCGATCGGCTGGATCATGGTGGCCTCGGGGTTAGAGCCCGGCATGGTCGCCGTCGCGCCGGTGAAACTGACGCTTCATCTCACTTTCGCCGGGCTGTTCTTCGCCTCGGTCATCGCCTTCGCGACCTCACTGACACCGCCGCGGCGCATCGAGCCGAGGCGGGGACGGGCCGTCGCCTGGCTACTCCTGGCGCTGCTCTTCCTGCAGATCGCGCTCGGCGGGCTTGTGGCGGGCGCGCGCGCGGGCTTCACCCTCAACACCTGGCCATTGATGGACGGCGCGCTCGTGCCGCCGGCCTCGATGCTGTTCGCGCAGAACCCGTTCTGGGAAAACTTCGTCGACAATGTCGCTCTGGTGCAGTTCAACCACCGCCTCGGCGCCTATCTCCTGCTCGCGGTCGCGCTCTGGCACATGCTCTGGCTGCGCCGCGTCATGCCGGGCTCGGGCGCGGCCAAGCGCGCGACCGCGATCTCGGGCCTCGTCCTGGCGCAGTCGGCGCTCGGCATCGTGACCTTGCTGCTGGTCGTGCCGTTATGGGCGGGGCTCGCGCATCAGGCGCTCGGCTTCACCGTGCTCGCCATGGGCGTGGTGCATCTGACGCGGACGGAGGGGGCGGCAGTAGGCAGTAGGCAGTAG
- the argC gene encoding N-acetyl-gamma-glutamyl-phosphate reductase, producing the protein MSQNLKSIFIDGEAGTTGLGIRDRLAALPEVVVKSIAADKRKDPAARKEMMAGVDLVVLCLPDDAARESVALADELGSDAPKIVDAATAHRVAPDWVYGFAEMAPGHAEKIANANRVSNPGCYPTGAIALLRPLVDAGLLAQDHPITVNAVSGYSGGGKSMIEAHEAGAAPAFELYGLGLHHKHLPELQLYSRLTRRPIFVPSVGNFRQGMLVSIPLHLDMLPGKPTTAALEAALTAHYAGSTYVSVVPSAQAGGKLEPESLNDTNRLELRVFGDDALGQAVLVANLDNLGKGASGAAVQNIRLMLGLAEG; encoded by the coding sequence ATGAGCCAGAACCTGAAATCCATCTTCATCGACGGCGAGGCCGGCACCACGGGGCTCGGCATCCGCGACAGGCTCGCGGCCCTGCCCGAGGTCGTGGTCAAGAGCATCGCTGCCGACAAGCGCAAGGATCCCGCCGCGCGCAAGGAGATGATGGCGGGCGTCGATCTCGTCGTGCTCTGCCTGCCCGATGATGCGGCCAGGGAATCGGTCGCGCTCGCTGACGAACTCGGCAGCGACGCGCCCAAGATCGTCGATGCGGCGACGGCCCATCGCGTCGCGCCGGACTGGGTCTATGGCTTCGCCGAGATGGCGCCCGGCCATGCCGAGAAGATCGCCAACGCCAACCGCGTCTCCAATCCCGGCTGCTATCCGACCGGTGCGATCGCGCTGTTGCGGCCGCTGGTCGATGCCGGCCTGCTGGCGCAGGATCACCCCATTACGGTCAATGCGGTGTCGGGCTATTCCGGCGGCGGCAAGAGCATGATCGAGGCCCATGAAGCCGGCGCCGCTCCGGCCTTCGAGCTCTACGGGCTTGGCCTGCATCACAAGCATCTGCCGGAATTGCAGCTCTATTCGCGCCTGACGCGGCGGCCGATCTTCGTGCCCTCGGTCGGGAATTTCCGGCAGGGCATGCTAGTCTCGATCCCGCTGCATCTCGACATGCTGCCGGGCAAGCCGACGACCGCCGCGCTCGAGGCCGCGCTGACCGCGCACTATGCCGGCTCGACCTATGTCAGCGTCGTGCCGAGCGCTCAGGCCGGTGGCAAGCTGGAGCCGGAATCGCTCAACGACACCAACCGGCTCGAACTGCGCGTCTTCGGCGATGACGCACTGGGGCAGGCGGTGCTGGTTGCCAACCTCGACAATCTGGGCAAGGGCGCGTCGGGTGCGGCGGTGCAGAACATCCGGCTGATGCTGGGGCTCGCTGAGGGCTGA
- a CDS encoding CoA-binding protein, with the protein MTHDAYPDSLIRDILKSVKRIALVGASGNEARPSWIVTKYLLDRDYDVIPVNPGLAGQTLLGKTVYGSLKDIPGAIDMVEIFRNSEAAGPITDEALTLDPLPKVIWMQLSVRNDEAAARAEAKGVTVIMNRCPKIEYGRLSGEIGWQGINSRILSSKKPVLAGKGFQKLTIHRPGT; encoded by the coding sequence ATGACTCACGACGCCTACCCCGACAGCCTGATCCGCGACATCCTCAAGAGCGTAAAGCGCATCGCGCTGGTCGGAGCCTCCGGCAACGAGGCGCGGCCGAGCTGGATCGTGACGAAATACCTGCTCGATCGCGATTATGACGTCATCCCCGTCAATCCCGGCCTCGCCGGACAGACGCTGCTCGGCAAGACCGTCTATGGCTCGCTGAAAGACATCCCCGGCGCGATCGACATGGTCGAGATCTTCCGCAATTCGGAAGCCGCCGGACCGATCACCGACGAGGCTCTGACGCTCGATCCTCTGCCCAAGGTCATCTGGATGCAGCTTTCGGTGCGCAATGACGAGGCCGCCGCGCGGGCCGAGGCGAAGGGCGTCACCGTGATCATGAATCGCTGCCCCAAGATCGAATATGGCCGGCTCTCCGGCGAGATCGGCTGGCAGGGCATCAATTCGCGGATACTCTCCTCGAAGAAGCCGGTGCTCGCCGGCAAGGGTTTTCAGAAGCTGACGATCCACCGGCCGGGGACGTGA
- a CDS encoding polysaccharide deacetylase family protein, whose translation MTLRHKAFSAVFKAIALTRADRWGRGLAQGAGVILTLHHVRPASTAGFQPNRLLEITPAFLDLTLTLIRAEGYDLVSLDEAVARLTSNRQSRFFVALTFDDGYRDNLDHAWPVLAKHEAPWTLFVTPGFADRSARLWWLELEEAIRALPRVAVELPDGGFAARTETDTEKLQAFTALYWRLRKQPESILLAVISALTQQAGIDPAALVERECLPWETLRAVSGAPGVTIGAHTLSHPMLAKHETGIALSEIVESKARLEAELGIPIHHFAYPVGDPTSAGPREFKMTAKAGFASAVTTRPGHLFDAHARHLHALPRVSLNGHHQSEEAVRALLSGLPFLLWNRGRRVNVG comes from the coding sequence ATGACTCTGCGCCACAAAGCCTTCTCGGCCGTGTTCAAGGCGATCGCGCTGACCCGTGCCGACCGCTGGGGCAGGGGCCTTGCGCAAGGCGCGGGCGTGATCCTGACCTTGCACCATGTCCGGCCGGCTTCCACGGCGGGATTCCAGCCCAACCGCCTGCTGGAGATCACGCCGGCGTTTCTCGACCTGACCCTGACGCTGATCAGGGCCGAAGGCTATGACCTCGTCTCGCTCGACGAGGCGGTGGCGCGCCTGACCAGCAACAGGCAGAGCCGCTTCTTCGTCGCGCTGACCTTCGATGACGGCTATCGCGACAATCTCGACCATGCCTGGCCGGTGCTGGCGAAGCATGAGGCGCCCTGGACATTGTTCGTGACGCCGGGCTTCGCCGACCGCAGCGCGCGGCTCTGGTGGCTCGAGCTGGAGGAGGCGATCCGCGCCCTGCCGCGCGTCGCGGTGGAGCTGCCCGATGGCGGCTTTGCTGCCCGCACCGAAACCGATACCGAGAAGCTGCAGGCCTTCACCGCGCTCTATTGGCGGCTGCGCAAACAGCCGGAATCGATTCTGCTCGCTGTGATTTCCGCCCTGACGCAACAGGCCGGCATCGACCCGGCAGCACTTGTCGAGCGCGAATGCCTGCCCTGGGAGACGCTGCGCGCCGTCTCGGGCGCGCCCGGCGTGACGATCGGCGCCCATACGCTCAGTCACCCGATGCTGGCGAAACACGAGACCGGGATCGCCCTTAGCGAGATCGTCGAGAGCAAGGCGCGGCTGGAGGCGGAGCTCGGCATTCCGATCCATCACTTCGCCTATCCCGTGGGAGACCCGACCTCGGCAGGACCCCGCGAGTTCAAGATGACGGCGAAGGCGGGGTTCGCCAGCGCCGTGACGACGCGGCCGGGCCATCTCTTCGATGCGCATGCGCGCCATCTCCACGCCTTGCCCCGCGTCTCGCTCAACGGTCATCACCAGAGCGAGGAGGCGGTGCGGGCGCTGCTCTCGGGGTTGCCCTTCCTGCTGTGGAACCGGGGGCGGCGGGTGAATGTGGGGTAG
- a CDS encoding fumarylacetoacetate hydrolase family protein, with protein sequence MKLLRYGAFGQEKPALLDAKGGLRDLSSVIPDLAGKTLGSASLAKLKALDPESLPLVQGSPRIGACVGDVHNFIAVGLNFADHAAETGAAIPKEPILFNKAPNCIVGPYDDVMIPKASVKTDWEVELAIVIGDGGSYIDEKDAMAAIAGFCVCNDVSEREFQAERGGQWAKGKGCPTFGPLGPWLVTPDEITEVQNLGMWLEVDGERVQNGSTKTMIFGAAYLVHYISQFMRLDAGDVITTGTPPGVGLGFKPPRFLKGGEVVTLGIDGLGTQKQNFVPFKAA encoded by the coding sequence ATGAAACTGCTGCGATACGGCGCTTTTGGCCAGGAAAAGCCGGCTCTTCTCGACGCCAAGGGAGGCTTGCGCGACCTCTCCAGCGTCATTCCGGATCTCGCCGGCAAGACGCTCGGCTCGGCCTCACTCGCCAAGCTCAAGGCGCTCGATCCCGAATCGCTGCCGCTCGTCCAGGGTTCGCCGCGAATCGGCGCCTGCGTCGGCGACGTGCATAATTTCATCGCCGTCGGCCTCAACTTCGCCGATCACGCCGCCGAGACCGGCGCCGCGATCCCCAAGGAGCCGATCCTGTTCAACAAGGCGCCGAACTGCATCGTCGGCCCCTATGACGACGTGATGATCCCGAAGGCCTCGGTGAAGACCGATTGGGAGGTCGAGCTCGCCATCGTCATCGGCGACGGCGGCTCCTATATCGACGAAAAGGACGCCATGGCCGCGATCGCCGGCTTCTGCGTCTGCAACGACGTCTCGGAGCGCGAGTTCCAGGCCGAGCGCGGCGGGCAATGGGCCAAGGGCAAGGGCTGCCCGACCTTCGGACCGCTCGGCCCCTGGCTGGTGACGCCAGACGAGATCACTGAGGTGCAAAATCTCGGCATGTGGCTCGAGGTCGATGGCGAGCGCGTCCAGAACGGTTCGACCAAGACGATGATCTTCGGCGCCGCCTATCTGGTGCATTACATCAGCCAGTTCATGCGCCTGGATGCCGGCGACGTCATCACCACCGGTACGCCTCCCGGCGTCGGCCTCGGCTTCAAGCCGCCGCGCTTCCTGAAGGGCGGCGAGGTCGTCACGCTCGGCATCGACGGGCTGGGTACGCAGAAGCAGAACTTCGTGCCGTTCAAGGCTGCCTGA